In one window of Epinephelus fuscoguttatus linkage group LG20, E.fuscoguttatus.final_Chr_v1 DNA:
- the LOC125880768 gene encoding uncharacterized protein LOC125880768, whose translation MKKISVAINSTSSPARVNGSYAKCGQMSKRESEANHVRVQNRNCKNRQGPGHVTTHSQEPREHPFSAVITSNGATHSHQRRWSGEFCKSMTSPVITVKKNKKEPQPPQREVSLLRPHAASHHSCKRYSCPPMGAFSSASSSSASSSTSSCSSPPPVQTSVITGPDPLGWKLRTKSSSTSRQARTNRLSLQIPLPVISPEPKSNSAPNSQSDTPNPGLSPETKPPPKPSRRRHSDSSAFLRSLPTPQPTLTVEELCAVKLRPLTLLDESDDVFSEEEVNVMTKPRKIPPPVPEKTFMARQIAQVMAHSRQGCKPVAANKEIIYSTVIKPKPKHSHKTETTAA comes from the coding sequence ATGAAAAAAATTTCTGTTGCTATTAATAGCACTTCAAGCCCAGCCCGTGTCAATGGTAGCTATGCTAAGTGTGGCCAGATGAGTAAAAGAGAGTCTGAAGCTAATCATGTGAGAGTACAGAATAGAAATTGCAAGAACAGACAAGGACCAGGACATGTCACAACACACAGCCAGGAGCCCAGGGAGCACCCTTTCTCAGCAGTCATCACCTCTAACGGAGCCACACATTCTCATCAGCGACGGTGGTCAGGAGAATTCTGCAAGAGTATGACCTCGCCTGTCATTACTgtgaagaagaacaagaaggaACCACAGCCTCCTCAGCGTGAAGTATCCCTCCTCCGACCTCACGCAGCGTCCCATCATTCATGCAAACGCTACTCCTGCCCCCCCATGGGGGCCTTTAGCTCAGCATCCTCTTCTTCAGCCTCATCATCCACTTcttcctgctcctctcctcctcctgtgcaGACATCTGTCATCACCGGCCCCGACCCTCTAGGCTGGAAGTTGCGTACAAAGTCCAGCTCCACCTCCCGCCAGGCTCGCACAAACAGGCTGTCTCTGCAGATTCCACTCCCTGTCATCTCTCCTGAACCCAAATCTAATTCTGCACCTAACTCTCAATCAGACACCCCTAACCCAGGTCTCTCTCCTGAAACCAAACCACCTCCCAAACCATCCCGTCGCCGCCACTCTGACTCCTCAGCCTTCCTCAGATCCCTGCCAACCCCTCAACCTACTTTGACAGTTGAGGAGCTCTGCGCTGTGAAGCTCCGCCCGCTCACCCTTTTGGATGAGTCTGATGATGTCTTCAGTGAAGAAGAGGTGAACGTGATGACGAAGCCACGCAAAATACCACCGCCTGTTCCAGAAAAAACTTTCATGGCGAGACAGATAGCACAAGTGATGGCTCATTCACGCCAAGGCTGTAAGCCTGTGGCAGCTAATAAGGAAATCATTTACAGCACTGTCATAAAGCCAAAGCCCAAACATTCACACAAGACTGAGACCACTGCAGCCTGA